In one window of Deltaproteobacteria bacterium DNA:
- the dsrA gene encoding dissimilatory-type sulfite reductase subunit alpha → MAKHATPLLDQLESGPWPSFVSDIKQEAESRKSKVGKVEFQVAVDTPEDILGILELSYKHGRTHWKHGGIVGVFGYGGGVIGRYCDQPEAFPGVAHFHTIRVNQPGGKFYSTEFLKGLCDLWELRGSGITNMHGSTGDIVLIGTQTEQLEEFFYDLTHKFNQDLGGSGSNLRTPSDCIGSARCEYACYDTQALCYALTMEFQDELHRPAFPYKFKFKFDGCPNCCVASIARSDMSFIGTWRDKIKVDQKTVAAYVGGEVPPNAGAHSGRDWGKFDIVKEVVNLCPTGCMAYEGGKLLINDRECTRCMHCINVMPKALRIGDDRGLSILVGAKAPILDGAQMGSLLVPFISVEDPYDDIKDVIGKVWDWWMEEGKNRERLGELIKRQGFQKLLEATDITPVPQHVKEPRSNPYIFWKEEEVEGGWQRDINEFRKDHNR, encoded by the coding sequence ATGGCGAAACACGCAACTCCCTTGTTGGACCAACTGGAGAGCGGCCCGTGGCCGAGCTTCGTGTCCGACATCAAGCAGGAGGCTGAAAGCAGGAAGTCCAAGGTCGGTAAGGTGGAGTTCCAGGTTGCAGTGGACACCCCCGAAGACATTCTGGGCATTTTGGAGCTTTCCTACAAGCATGGCCGCACCCACTGGAAGCACGGCGGAATCGTGGGCGTGTTCGGTTACGGCGGCGGCGTCATCGGCCGCTACTGCGACCAGCCCGAAGCATTCCCCGGCGTGGCCCATTTCCACACCATCCGCGTTAACCAGCCGGGCGGCAAGTTCTACTCCACCGAGTTCCTGAAGGGCCTTTGCGACCTGTGGGAACTTCGCGGATCAGGCATCACCAACATGCACGGCTCCACGGGCGACATCGTTCTCATCGGCACCCAGACCGAGCAGCTCGAAGAGTTCTTCTATGATCTGACCCACAAGTTCAACCAGGACCTGGGCGGCTCAGGCTCCAACCTGCGCACCCCCTCCGACTGCATCGGTTCGGCCCGCTGCGAATACGCCTGCTACGACACCCAGGCCCTTTGCTACGCGCTGACCATGGAATTCCAGGACGAACTTCATCGCCCGGCCTTCCCCTACAAGTTCAAGTTCAAGTTCGACGGCTGCCCCAACTGCTGCGTGGCCTCCATCGCCCGAAGCGACATGAGCTTCATCGGCACCTGGCGCGACAAGATCAAGGTTGACCAGAAGACCGTTGCCGCTTACGTTGGCGGCGAAGTTCCGCCCAACGCAGGCGCGCACTCCGGACGCGACTGGGGCAAGTTCGACATCGTAAAGGAAGTCGTGAATCTTTGCCCCACCGGCTGCATGGCATACGAAGGCGGCAAGCTTCTCATCAACGACCGCGAGTGCACCCGGTGCATGCACTGCATCAACGTCATGCCCAAGGCCCTGCGCATCGGTGACGATCGCGGCCTTTCCATCCTGGTGGGCGCAAAAGCCCCCATCCTCGACGGCGCGCAGATGGGTTCGCTCCTGGTTCCCTTCATCAGCGTCGAAGACCCCTATGACGACATCAAAGACGTCATCGGAAAAGTCTGGGACTGGTGGATGGAAGAAGGCAAGAACCGCGAGCGGCTGGGCGAGCTCATCAAGCGTCAGGGTTTCCAGAAGCTTCTGGAAGCGACCGACATTACGCCCGTTCCCCAGCACGTCAAAGAGCCGCGTTCCAACCCCTACATCTTCTGGAAAGAGGAAGAGGTCGAGGGCGGCTGGCAGCGTGACATCAACGAATTCCGCAAGGATCACAACAGATAG
- a CDS encoding dissimilatory sulfite reductase D family protein yields MEAAKKLIVETLEGKKGKSKFYLKDFYAMFDDMGPREVKKIVNNMVTEGILEYWSSGSTTLIGLKGVGKQAAAENED; encoded by the coding sequence CTGGAAGCCGCGAAAAAGTTGATAGTCGAGACCCTGGAAGGCAAAAAGGGCAAGAGCAAGTTCTATCTCAAGGACTTCTATGCCATGTTCGACGACATGGGGCCCAGGGAAGTCAAAAAGATCGTAAACAACATGGTGACCGAGGGAATCCTTGAGTACTGGTCCTCCGGCTCCACCACCCTCATCGGTCTCAAGGGCGTCGGCAAGCAGGCGGCAGCCGAGAACGAAGACTGA
- a CDS encoding radical SAM protein, with product MDFLLEKSRAGEVLCENELAELLALPPSSPQSLAVMAQARKITGELDRGRAEVHGQFALNLAPCPKQCQFCSFAAVNRVFTESFELSPELAVKSAQRLEAEGVNAVYMMTTAQYDFGKFLEMGREVKKNIRPETVLIANVGDRTPAEAKMLKDVGFSGVYHAMRLREGVDTAIDPLLRKKSIDAFQEAGLIVGTCVEPVGPEHTNEELAAMIAFTASISPAYSGAARRISIPGTRMALEFGMISELRMAQIVAVTRLGMPRSVTGNCTHEPCVIGALAGANLLWAEIGANPRDTEKETEKGRGADAEKCRKIFWEADCGVLEGPSLFYRQNG from the coding sequence ATTGACTTTCTGCTGGAAAAATCCAGGGCGGGCGAGGTTCTTTGCGAAAATGAACTGGCGGAGCTTCTGGCCCTTCCGCCATCTTCGCCCCAGAGTCTCGCCGTCATGGCCCAGGCCAGGAAAATCACCGGCGAACTTGACAGGGGCCGGGCCGAGGTCCACGGGCAGTTTGCCTTGAATCTTGCGCCCTGCCCCAAGCAGTGCCAATTCTGCTCCTTTGCTGCGGTCAACCGGGTTTTTACCGAATCCTTCGAGCTTTCGCCGGAACTCGCGGTCAAAAGCGCCCAAAGGCTCGAAGCCGAAGGCGTCAATGCGGTTTACATGATGACCACGGCCCAGTACGATTTCGGCAAATTCCTTGAAATGGGCCGGGAGGTGAAAAAAAACATCCGGCCCGAAACCGTGCTAATCGCCAACGTGGGGGACCGGACGCCAGCAGAAGCAAAAATGCTGAAGGACGTGGGCTTTTCCGGGGTTTACCACGCCATGCGCCTGCGCGAAGGGGTTGACACCGCCATTGACCCGCTTCTTCGCAAAAAAAGCATCGACGCCTTTCAGGAGGCGGGTCTAATCGTGGGAACCTGCGTGGAGCCGGTGGGGCCGGAGCATACAAACGAGGAACTGGCCGCCATGATCGCCTTCACGGCCTCGATTTCCCCGGCCTACAGCGGCGCGGCCAGGCGCATCAGCATCCCCGGAACCCGGATGGCTCTTGAATTCGGGATGATCTCCGAGCTTAGGATGGCCCAGATAGTTGCGGTCACAAGGCTTGGTATGCCCCGGAGCGTTACGGGAAACTGCACCCACGAACCCTGCGTGATAGGGGCTTTGGCGGGCGCGAACCTTCTGTGGGCGGAAATCGGGGCGAACCCGCGAGACACGGAAAAGGAAACCGAAAAGGGGCGCGGGGCCGACGCGGAAAAATGCCGTAAAATTTTTTGGGAGGCCGACTGCGGGGTTCTGGAAGGCCCCAGCCTGTTTTACCGTCAAAACGGCTGA
- a CDS encoding Mrp/NBP35 family ATP-binding protein gives MAQQGQNGGGCGGSRAAMDLQDKLIESSLGRIKHKLLVMSGKGGVGKSSIAANIAVALSRKGFKTGLLDVDLHGPSIAKIMGIDSLLDVTPQNLIIPYTFTQNLKVVSMQALMPEADHAVIWRGPAKHGVIRQFIADVMWDDLDYLVIDAPPGTGDEPLTVAQLIGDAEAVIVCTPQEVACADVRKSIHFCKKMNMKIAGLVENMGSFPCPHCGEKIALFGDAEGGKRTANEADIPFLGSIPFDLAVVKACDTGRPASNEATPTPFAEALNGVVDKITQGA, from the coding sequence ATGGCCCAGCAAGGACAAAACGGGGGCGGATGCGGTGGAAGCCGCGCCGCCATGGATCTTCAGGACAAGCTCATCGAAAGCTCCCTTGGACGCATAAAGCACAAGCTCCTGGTCATGAGCGGCAAGGGCGGCGTTGGAAAAAGCAGCATAGCCGCCAACATCGCGGTGGCCCTTTCCCGCAAAGGATTCAAAACCGGCCTTCTGGACGTCGATCTCCACGGCCCCTCCATCGCAAAAATAATGGGCATAGACTCCCTTCTGGACGTCACCCCGCAAAACCTCATCATCCCCTACACCTTCACGCAGAACTTGAAGGTCGTCTCCATGCAGGCCCTTATGCCCGAAGCCGATCACGCCGTCATCTGGCGCGGACCCGCCAAGCACGGCGTCATCCGGCAGTTCATCGCGGACGTTATGTGGGACGACCTGGACTATCTGGTCATCGACGCGCCCCCCGGCACGGGCGACGAGCCCCTCACAGTGGCCCAGTTGATCGGCGACGCGGAGGCCGTCATCGTGTGCACCCCCCAGGAGGTGGCCTGCGCCGACGTAAGGAAATCCATCCATTTCTGCAAGAAAATGAACATGAAGATCGCCGGGCTCGTGGAAAACATGGGCTCCTTTCCCTGCCCCCACTGCGGGGAGAAGATCGCCCTGTTCGGCGACGCGGAAGGCGGAAAGCGCACGGCAAACGAGGCGGATATCCCCTTTCTGGGAAGCATTCCCTTTGACCTCGCGGTGGTCAAGGCCTGCGACACGGGCCGTCCCGCGTCCAACGAGGCCACACCCACGCCCTTTGCGGAGGCGCTTAACGGCGTCGTTGATAAAATTACCCAGGGGGCTTGA
- a CDS encoding SDR family NAD(P)-dependent oxidoreductase — MERKDIRAVVTGGASGLGQGTVEAIVAAGGKAAILDFDEARGNEIAAALGENAIFAKTDVTSEESVAAAITKTMAAFGSINFCVNCAGVATPGKLIGKKGPIPMDVYERVVRINLFGTVIVCRLAAEKMTANEPGPDGERGVIINTASVAAFEGQVGQAAYAASKAAVAGLTLPLAREFADVGIRVMTIAPGIFWTPMMAGLPEKAVEALSQMMPFPKRMGQPSEYAALALHIAENRLLNGETIRLDAAIRMAAR, encoded by the coding sequence ATGGAACGCAAAGACATCAGGGCTGTTGTGACGGGCGGGGCGTCGGGCCTTGGCCAGGGAACGGTGGAGGCCATTGTGGCGGCTGGCGGAAAGGCCGCCATACTGGACTTCGACGAGGCGCGCGGTAACGAAATCGCCGCCGCCCTGGGCGAAAACGCCATCTTCGCCAAAACCGACGTCACCAGCGAGGAGAGCGTGGCCGCAGCCATCACAAAAACAATGGCCGCCTTCGGCTCCATCAATTTCTGCGTCAACTGCGCGGGCGTGGCCACCCCCGGAAAGCTCATCGGCAAAAAAGGCCCCATCCCAATGGACGTCTACGAAAGGGTGGTGCGCATCAACCTTTTCGGAACGGTCATCGTCTGCCGCCTTGCCGCTGAAAAAATGACGGCCAACGAGCCCGGCCCGGACGGCGAGCGCGGCGTCATAATCAATACCGCTTCGGTGGCCGCCTTTGAAGGCCAGGTGGGGCAGGCCGCCTACGCCGCTTCCAAGGCCGCAGTGGCCGGCCTAACCCTCCCCCTGGCCCGCGAGTTCGCCGACGTGGGCATAAGGGTCATGACCATCGCCCCTGGAATTTTCTGGACCCCCATGATGGCGGGGCTTCCCGAAAAGGCGGTGGAGGCCCTTTCCCAGATGATGCCCTTCCCCAAGCGCATGGGCCAGCCCTCGGAGTACGCGGCCTTGGCACTCCACATCGCCGAAAACCGGCTTTTGAACGGCGAGACCATACGGCTGGATGCCGCCATCCGCATGGCTGCGAGATAA
- a CDS encoding HD domain-containing protein gives MSPHAFLALLWFLSSIAHLDVAQYLRPVLIVFRLEFIRVPVIRFTRNLRGKAAMPYDLNEIVIKGLIGLAKRVGRGESARKDPLFLLADDPGCPLILAELLRAFRSMTAILEGRALETATELKNLRSENENMALTREKLSEAVKKLQGASLETIYRLVLAAEYKDEDTSSHIQRMSHYSAAVARSIGLPENSVEEILHASPMHDVGKIGIPDWILLKPGKLDPGEWEIMKTHTTIGAGILEDSQSEIIRIAEVIAISHHEKWDGSGYPFGLKEEDIPLSGRIVAIADVFDALTSKRPYKEAFSEERAFTIISKETGRHFDPKVVEAFFGIREEILSIRLKFKDTDFMPPAFWRGNNKPELR, from the coding sequence ATGAGCCCTCATGCATTCTTAGCATTACTATGGTTTCTGTCAAGCATTGCTCATCTTGACGTTGCACAGTATTTGCGACCTGTGCTAATAGTGTTCAGATTGGAATTCATCCGGGTTCCCGTTATTCGTTTCACCCGTAATTTACGCGGAAAAGCGGCGATGCCTTACGATTTGAACGAAATTGTGATCAAGGGCCTCATCGGGCTTGCCAAGCGGGTCGGCAGGGGCGAGAGCGCCAGAAAGGATCCGCTTTTTCTTTTGGCGGACGACCCGGGCTGCCCCCTCATACTCGCCGAGCTTCTGAGGGCCTTCCGGTCCATGACGGCCATACTTGAGGGACGGGCCCTGGAGACCGCCACCGAGCTGAAAAATCTGCGCAGCGAAAACGAGAACATGGCCCTCACCCGCGAGAAGCTCTCGGAGGCCGTGAAGAAACTCCAGGGCGCGTCCCTTGAAACCATCTACCGGCTGGTTCTGGCCGCCGAGTACAAGGACGAGGACACCAGCAGCCACATCCAGCGCATGAGCCATTATTCTGCGGCGGTAGCCAGGTCCATAGGGCTTCCGGAAAACTCGGTGGAGGAAATCCTGCACGCTTCGCCCATGCACGACGTGGGAAAGATCGGCATCCCGGACTGGATATTGCTGAAACCCGGAAAGCTCGACCCCGGCGAGTGGGAGATCATGAAGACCCACACCACCATCGGGGCCGGAATCCTGGAGGATTCCCAGTCTGAGATAATAAGGATAGCGGAGGTGATAGCCATCTCCCACCACGAAAAATGGGACGGTTCCGGCTACCCCTTCGGCCTGAAGGAGGAGGACATCCCGCTTTCGGGCCGCATCGTGGCCATCGCCGACGTGTTCGACGCCTTGACCTCCAAAAGGCCTTACAAGGAGGCGTTTTCGGAGGAGAGGGCCTTCACGATAATCTCCAAGGAAACGGGGCGTCATTTCGACCCGAAAGTGGTGGAGGCCTTCTTCGGAATCCGGGAGGAGATACTTTCCATCAGGTTGAAGTTCAAAGATACAGATTTCATGCCGCCCGCCTTCTGGCGGGGCAACAACAAGCCGGAGCTTCGATGA
- the glnE gene encoding bifunctional [glutamate--ammonia ligase]-adenylyl-L-tyrosine phosphorylase/[glutamate--ammonia-ligase] adenylyltransferase → MPQKNTSLPDELSARSGDLLRAFETACADSGAAPPDHPLWLQSAGAVFAVSDFAARSFIRNPSLAQGLSESGDLYSPSGRSSFTLRAQKAVSDAKDLGEVELLASLRLFRTREMLRIAWRDLAGLADVDETLAELSSLADEILKAVQGLLYGRLAASLGRPQDSSGRPIDLVCVAMGKLGGGELNFSSDIDLIFAYPENGSTENGGSNEDFFTRLCHNLTRALSLITEDGLVYRVDLRLRPYGESGPVALSFAAMEGYYQEQGREWERYAWLRGRPVTGDPAAGERLTRLLTPFVFRKYLDYGAFESLRNMKRMMESEVRKKGLANDVKMCAGGIREAEFVCQALQLLRGGVEPTLRERAILKLLPLLAERGLLPEETSLGLSQAYRFLRKAENRLQEFSDLQTHRLPDGDTGRLALAFSMGYESWRDFLSALESVRATVREAFADILSPRAASSDKSDREMSLAGVWERPDRADAPLSLSRAGYGDPERVLALLRDFSSDPETLRAGERGRVLVNSLVPALLSEASEAEHPEEALSRILGLFSSICRRTTYLSLLAENPLVLHHLVRLGDASPMVSDLVKRHPMLLAELTDPKGVYRPPEPEDLNREIARRLSEIPADDLEEQMDALRAFKQVNVFRVAAADVTGAIYIMHVSDHLTEIAETVLKTALDLALKSLVARHGHPSLRLNGKPHEGRGFCVVALGKLGGIELSYGSDLDLVFLHAGEPGGETDGERPVDNSVFFARLGQKVVHILTAHTEMGSLYEADMRLRPGGGQGMLVSHVDAYAEYQAHDAWTWEHQALVRARPVAGDPVLAARFSETRLRVLRQVREPEALRQDVVSMRAAMRRELLKNGGNGFDLKQGEGGIVDIEFLVQYLVLLKAPEYRRLCVWTDNVRILEAIAAVKILPADTASALNDAYLAFRTEAHRLALLGKSAVTSEARFEPLRNRVRKAWQDILED, encoded by the coding sequence ATGCCCCAAAAAAACACCTCCCTGCCCGATGAACTTTCAGCCCGCTCCGGCGATCTTTTGAGGGCCTTTGAAACCGCATGCGCCGATTCCGGCGCAGCCCCCCCGGATCACCCGCTTTGGCTTCAATCCGCAGGCGCGGTTTTCGCTGTTTCGGATTTCGCGGCCCGCTCCTTCATAAGGAACCCGTCCCTTGCCCAGGGCCTTTCGGAAAGCGGCGACCTTTATTCCCCGTCCGGGCGGTCATCCTTCACCCTAAGGGCGCAGAAAGCCGTTTCGGACGCGAAGGATTTGGGCGAAGTTGAGCTTCTGGCCTCTTTGCGCCTTTTTCGGACGCGGGAGATGCTGCGCATAGCCTGGCGCGACCTGGCGGGCCTGGCCGATGTGGACGAGACACTTGCGGAGCTCTCCTCCCTTGCGGATGAAATACTGAAGGCGGTCCAGGGGCTTTTGTACGGAAGGCTTGCGGCGAGCCTGGGACGCCCGCAGGATTCGAGCGGCAGGCCCATCGATCTGGTCTGCGTTGCGATGGGCAAACTTGGCGGCGGGGAGCTGAATTTTTCATCTGACATCGACCTCATCTTCGCTTACCCGGAAAACGGGTCCACCGAAAACGGCGGGTCCAACGAGGACTTTTTCACAAGGCTCTGCCACAATCTCACCAGGGCGCTTTCCCTCATCACCGAGGACGGCCTCGTGTACCGGGTTGACTTAAGGCTTCGGCCCTACGGGGAATCGGGCCCGGTGGCCCTATCCTTTGCGGCCATGGAGGGCTACTACCAGGAGCAGGGCCGGGAGTGGGAGCGCTACGCCTGGCTTAGGGGCCGGCCCGTCACCGGGGACCCCGCCGCAGGCGAGCGCCTGACAAGGCTTCTGACCCCCTTTGTTTTTCGCAAGTATCTCGATTACGGCGCTTTCGAGTCCCTTCGCAACATGAAGCGCATGATGGAGAGCGAGGTCCGCAAAAAGGGGCTGGCCAACGACGTCAAGATGTGCGCGGGCGGAATCAGGGAGGCGGAATTCGTCTGCCAGGCCCTTCAGCTTTTAAGGGGCGGGGTGGAGCCGACCCTTCGGGAACGGGCCATTTTGAAGCTCCTGCCCCTTCTGGCCGAAAGGGGGCTTTTGCCGGAGGAAACAAGCCTTGGGCTTTCTCAAGCCTACAGATTTTTGCGAAAGGCCGAAAACAGGCTCCAGGAGTTTTCCGATCTCCAGACCCACAGGCTGCCCGACGGCGACACCGGGAGGCTGGCCCTGGCCTTTTCCATGGGATACGAAAGCTGGCGGGACTTCCTTTCGGCCCTGGAAAGCGTGAGGGCCACGGTTCGGGAGGCCTTTGCCGACATCCTGTCCCCCCGCGCCGCATCTTCGGACAAAAGCGACCGGGAAATGTCCCTGGCCGGGGTGTGGGAAAGGCCGGATCGGGCTGACGCGCCTCTTTCGCTCTCCCGCGCCGGTTACGGCGACCCGGAAAGGGTGCTTGCGCTTTTGCGGGATTTTTCGTCAGACCCCGAAACACTGCGGGCCGGGGAAAGGGGCAGGGTCCTGGTCAACTCGCTGGTTCCGGCCCTTCTTTCCGAGGCGTCCGAGGCCGAACACCCGGAGGAGGCGCTTTCGAGAATATTGGGGCTCTTTTCCTCGATCTGCCGCCGCACCACCTATCTTTCCCTTCTGGCGGAAAATCCTCTGGTTCTGCACCACCTGGTGCGTCTGGGCGACGCAAGCCCAATGGTTAGCGACCTTGTGAAGCGTCATCCCATGCTCCTGGCCGAGCTCACCGACCCCAAGGGTGTTTACCGCCCCCCGGAGCCGGAGGACCTCAACCGGGAAATCGCCCGAAGGCTTTCGGAAATACCCGCCGACGACCTCGAAGAGCAGATGGACGCCCTTCGCGCATTCAAGCAGGTGAACGTGTTCCGGGTGGCTGCGGCTGACGTCACCGGGGCCATCTACATTATGCATGTTTCCGACCATCTCACCGAGATCGCCGAAACCGTGCTGAAAACAGCCCTCGACCTCGCCCTCAAAAGCCTTGTGGCCCGCCACGGCCATCCCAGCCTCCGCCTTAACGGAAAGCCTCACGAGGGCAGGGGCTTTTGCGTGGTGGCCCTGGGAAAGCTTGGCGGAATAGAGCTTTCCTACGGATCGGACCTGGACCTCGTGTTTCTCCACGCGGGCGAACCCGGCGGGGAGACGGACGGCGAGCGCCCTGTGGACAACTCGGTCTTCTTCGCAAGGCTCGGCCAGAAGGTGGTGCACATCCTCACGGCCCACACGGAGATGGGCTCGCTCTACGAGGCGGACATGAGGCTTAGGCCCGGAGGGGGCCAGGGAATGCTCGTAAGCCACGTGGACGCCTACGCCGAATACCAGGCGCACGACGCCTGGACCTGGGAGCATCAGGCCCTTGTCCGGGCGCGTCCCGTTGCGGGCGATCCGGTTTTGGCCGCCCGGTTTTCGGAGACGAGGCTAAGGGTTTTAAGGCAGGTGCGCGAGCCCGAAGCTCTGCGGCAGGACGTGGTCTCCATGAGAGCCGCCATGCGCCGGGAACTTCTGAAAAACGGCGGGAACGGCTTTGATCTGAAACAGGGCGAGGGCGGCATAGTGGACATCGAATTCCTGGTCCAGTACCTCGTCCTGCTGAAAGCCCCGGAATACAGGCGGCTTTGCGTGTGGACAGACAACGTGAGGATTCTGGAGGCCATCGCCGCCGTGAAGATTCTTCCCGCAGACACGGCCAGCGCCCTGAACGACGCCTACCTCGCCTTTCGCACCGAGGCGCACAGGCTGGCCCTTCTTGGGAAAAGCGCCGTAACCTCCGAGGCCAGGTTCGAGCCCTTGCGGAACAGGGTTCGGAAGGCCTGGCAGGACATTCTGGAGGACTGA
- the dsrB gene encoding dissimilatory-type sulfite reductase subunit beta, protein MAFVSSGYDPKEPMKGRITDIGPRHYDDFYPPVIAKNKGKWLYHEILEPGVLVHVAEGGDEVYTVRVGGARLMSVTHIREACEIADKHCGGYLRFTTRNNIEFLVDKKEKVAALKADLMSRKFEGGSYKFPVGGTGAGITNIVHTQGWLHCHTPATDASGPVKAAMDVLFEDFQSMRLPAHLRVSLACCLNMCGAVHCSDIAILGYHRKPPMQDHEYLDKMCEIPLAIAACPTAAIKPTKHEMPDGTKLNSVAINQERCMFCGNCYTMCPALPLADKEGDGIVIMAGGKVSNRISAPKFSKVVVAFIPNEVPRWPSTTNVIKKMVEAYAAGANKYERLGEWAERIGWERFFEKCELEFTHHLIDDFRDPAYYTWRQTTQFKF, encoded by the coding sequence ATGGCGTTTGTTTCCTCAGGCTATGATCCCAAAGAGCCCATGAAGGGCCGTATTACAGACATCGGTCCCCGTCACTACGATGACTTTTATCCGCCCGTCATCGCAAAGAACAAGGGCAAGTGGCTGTATCACGAAATCCTCGAGCCCGGCGTTCTGGTCCACGTGGCCGAGGGCGGCGACGAGGTTTACACGGTCCGCGTCGGCGGCGCACGCCTCATGAGCGTCACCCACATCCGCGAAGCATGCGAAATCGCCGACAAGCATTGCGGCGGCTATCTCCGCTTCACCACCAGGAACAACATAGAGTTTCTGGTGGACAAGAAAGAGAAAGTCGCGGCGCTTAAGGCCGATCTCATGAGCCGCAAGTTTGAGGGCGGTTCCTACAAGTTTCCCGTCGGCGGCACCGGCGCCGGCATCACCAACATCGTCCACACCCAGGGCTGGCTCCACTGCCACACCCCGGCAACCGACGCTTCCGGCCCCGTGAAGGCTGCAATGGACGTCCTGTTCGAGGATTTCCAGAGCATGAGGCTTCCGGCGCACCTTCGCGTGTCTTTGGCCTGCTGCCTCAACATGTGCGGCGCGGTTCACTGCTCCGATATCGCCATCCTGGGCTATCATCGCAAGCCGCCCATGCAGGATCACGAGTACCTTGACAAGATGTGCGAAATCCCTCTTGCCATCGCGGCCTGCCCCACCGCCGCCATCAAGCCCACCAAGCATGAAATGCCGGACGGCACCAAGCTGAACTCGGTGGCCATCAACCAGGAACGCTGCATGTTCTGCGGCAACTGCTACACCATGTGCCCCGCTCTTCCTCTTGCTGACAAAGAGGGCGACGGTATCGTCATCATGGCCGGCGGCAAGGTGAGCAACCGCATTTCCGCTCCCAAGTTCTCCAAGGTTGTCGTGGCCTTCATTCCCAACGAAGTGCCCCGGTGGCCCTCCACCACCAACGTCATCAAGAAGATGGTGGAAGCCTACGCGGCAGGCGCCAACAAGTACGAGCGCCTTGGCGAGTGGGCCGAGCGCATCGGCTGGGAGCGTTTCTTCGAGAAGTGCGAGCTGGAATTCACCCATCATCTCATCGATGATTTCCGTGATCCGGCTTATTATACGTGGCGTCAGACCACCCAGTTCAAGTTTTAA
- a CDS encoding TetR/AcrR family transcriptional regulator → MEKERTFDSKTPASASGKKERTGPARRRRDEPLQPKGRVSRDRILSAARTVFARQPYNAASLRAIGKEGGFDPPLIHYYFPTKADLFDAVVENVFNRMFQAQLAWYDGLDYSEPGKALTDFMGRVFDHYQTDPESYRIIFINMAVIDGSEQLPGMDRVAGILAALGQTLFARVPFSGGAEETVFFIHTFMNFILLYLGSAPCKGMVLGMDHMGPEYRDWVIRALTFLFQPVLEKYLPAARK, encoded by the coding sequence ATGGAAAAAGAACGGACATTCGATTCAAAAACGCCAGCGTCCGCATCCGGGAAAAAAGAGCGGACCGGCCCCGCCCGCAGAAGGCGCGATGAACCCCTGCAGCCCAAGGGCCGGGTCAGCCGGGACCGGATACTTTCTGCGGCCCGCACGGTTTTCGCCCGCCAGCCCTACAACGCGGCAAGCCTTCGGGCCATAGGCAAGGAGGGGGGCTTTGATCCGCCCCTCATCCATTATTACTTTCCCACCAAGGCCGACCTTTTCGACGCCGTGGTGGAAAACGTCTTCAACCGGATGTTCCAGGCCCAGCTGGCCTGGTATGACGGGCTGGATTATTCGGAACCCGGAAAAGCCCTTACCGACTTCATGGGCCGGGTCTTCGACCACTATCAGACAGACCCGGAATCATACCGCATAATTTTCATAAACATGGCCGTGATAGACGGCAGCGAGCAATTGCCAGGAATGGACAGGGTGGCCGGAATCCTGGCGGCCCTTGGCCAGACCCTTTTCGCGCGCGTGCCCTTTTCCGGAGGAGCCGAGGAAACGGTCTTTTTCATCCACACCTTCATGAATTTCATTCTGCTCTACCTGGGCTCAGCCCCGTGCAAGGGGATGGTTCTCGGCATGGACCACATGGGGCCCGAATACCGCGACTGGGTGATACGGGCCCTGACCTTCCTTTTTCAGCCTGTGCTGGAAAAATACCTGCCAGCCGCCCGAAAATAA